The genomic interval gagagaatggtgtgaatggttcataaaatagatggaaaaacaaaagaaaagtgtctataagagtgacttaggagtgcttttgcactgagtgatcaaaacaagtgattagtatagaaagaaaatgaaaataatcgaataatgtgataaagtctaaacatgtatttattttgccaagttaaattgttgagatatggctgagtatggaaaaagtttgagagctcgtgtgaatgtggacagaggaggttgctgtgtgtgtgtgattgaggccttaaaggaggggtagattgttcagaggtgcaaatttgattaagaggtttataaattagtgttgacatattgtgagaacgtgcttatatgttaaggttgaatgtgagtttggtaaagtgcttaaagggggATCTCGTGTACAAAACGGTGTAGCTTTTTTACGTTTTGGGTGTGTtctatgggtgaaatttaagattgttgaagatttttgaggttgttgttttatttttaaagagggagtgttaataaacatggacatgtttaaggggttttgtaacagtgcacttataaagaaaaacctgtcaggtgattttgttttgtactttgatgagctaatactcagctctcttttttctcatttttgttctaagcaggcctgcaaaagagtggataacagcgctgacaaagtaaaaagattgccgcgagccaatccagtctaaaagcagaaagaactattttcttaaaaacaaagtaaaacaaataaatgagttgatgttgctgagagtgaagactgaatatttgcgagatagtctccactgtcagcaatacctgatgttaatgcgtgtgagtgaatgtgtgtaaatggatggtgactggacggacgaggcagaccataggttggaccgactggacactgacaaaagactggactaaggttggacacatgactgataattgttctgttttaacttttctgttataacacaggttggatcataagtggataaactgagtataaaaggtgatgttctggttaacacacaggtttttgtttctaggacgtttcaaggatgtaggctgtggatggagccaagaaaggatttgacatgatgattaatttgatttcattccttaaatacaggtttgaagggccggagcatgtatgcctaatatgataggactaacttttttcttttaatttcctaagctcgagtgaaggattttgagtttgtaacacatgagatgtgtcacactGGTAGTATATGAACACGCATGATAAGCACAGCGCACCAGTTAGAATTCAGTTTTCAGGGCCCTCTTCTGTGGAGTAAGCTtacagtttggattcaggagacagtgTCACGGTCTGCGGTGGGCGGATCGTGTGTGGGAGTGTGAGGTTCCAGGTGCAGACATAGACGAAGAGACAGTACTGAACTTGAAAcgaaaagcgagcctttatttggGCTGATTAACGTGGCAAACAACAGAACGCACAGAGCAAAACTAAACTAGAAGctgaactgggaaaactaagaaCTGACACTTAACTCAGACAGCAGGGAAAGCGAAGACAGGGTGACGATGATGCATATGAGGGAGACAACTATGAACAGGACTCTGTGCTGGAACAACAAACAACTATGAAACGTATACACATAAGCAACATGGACATGACCAGCACAGAGTCCTGAAACCTGGCGTAACACGGGGGAAATTGAACAAACGACGCGGCGACGACCACAGGAagactgaggacttaaatacacacatgaggtgatcaggggaagtggagacacatgagaacacagctgactagaatgaaacataatgacaatacaggggagagtaacactaactacaatgaacaaagaacaccagactcttccaaaataaaacaggaaacacaaagacatggcACGAACTTGACAACAAGAGCCatacagacatgaaacatgacaggTAGACGCACGGACCAGGAAGAGATGACAAAAGGGACTAAGAAACCAAGGACTAAACTGCAAACTAGAAAACAACTAGATGCGTTACACTACAACATGGGGATACAAAAATATGCATTAGAGCTCAAACACTGGGCCTAATGGCCCAGTACCGTGACAGACAGACACTATtgctacttttaagattaggcttaaaaccttcccttttggtaaagcatatagttagggctggatcaggtgaccctgaatcctcccctAGTtttgctgcaataggtgtaggctgatGGGGGATTCCCATGGCAGGTATTTcatcttcagtcacctttctcactcactatgtgttaatagacctctctgcactgaatcatacttgttattaatctctcgttctcttccacagcatgccttttgtcctctcttccttctctcacccaacCGAtggcggcagatggccgcctctCTCTGACCctagttctgctggaggtttcttcccattaaaagggagtttttccgtCCCATAGTggccaaagtgcttgctaatAGGGGGTCATATAATTGTTGGGTTCTTCTCTGTATGTATAATTGTAGGttctaccttacaatacaaagtgccttgaggcgactgttgctgtgatttggtgcagcAGAATCCTTCTTccagaaaagagaaaattactttttcttctttttcaggctcagttctgcagctgtttgttttgtactaTGAGGTTTGTCATCTCACTGAAACATTCTTTCTGCTGAATCTCCATTTTCTGGCAGCCTTTCTCCGGTTCTTCTAATGCTTCTTGCTTCTCTAGGTCGTTTTCTTTCAGGTGTTTATATTTCTCTTGCGGCACTTTCTTTGTCTCAgcatgttctcatttcttagttGTAAGTTGTCTTGCATGGCTTCTAATTCCTgatgtctcctctgcatttCTTCAAATacgtctttttgtgttttttctttttcttcttctcttcttgcATTTCACCATTTGTCTTTTGGACTTTGTGATACATTCCATgcaaatgtgtatttttgttcacaatttctttgtttctgaggtgcatttctgtacattttttctccagctgttgtTTCTCTTCCTCGAGTTCAATGTTTGTGTCCTTTGCTTCGTTATAAAACACTTGTAAGTCTGCATTTTTCTTCTTGAAGTTGTGGAGAACATCCTGCATCTCTCTTTgtgtctcttccagttgttcCTTCTCTTCcaacatttctgtgtttctccTGAGTATTCATCAAACATTACTTTCAGCCCTTCATGGTTTTTCTCCATATCTTCAAGCTAGCATGTCCAACTGTTGGTGCATTGCATCCTGCTGCTCCTTTTTTTGCACCATTTGTGTATTTCGTCCGATCACTTCATCCAACATGACTCGCAAGCCTTCACTATTTTTCTCTGTTACTTTgagttttaaatttttattcaaAAGATATACGAAACTGGCTAATTGCTAGAAAATGCTAATGCTCCCCACTCATATGCAAAGTGTTAAGGCCAATGTGTGACCCACCTGGCACTGGGCCAGAAATTGAATAAATAAGCAGTGAAATGAGGTCAGAGTAATGAGTAATATCACAAACTAACCACCTGCTATTACCAGTTTTAATTCActctttatataaataaatatattttataagtTGAATTTCTGTTATTACTTCATCTGAACTGCATGGTGAACATGGGTCTTCAACAACACATATCCATATCTCTACAAAGttgctttaaaatgtttatatacTTCTGCTTCATCAGTACCCTGTGACACAGGGCTGATCTCaaagagaggaaatggcgtCGGCCCCCACATGCTACAAAATTCTCATCCTTAATAACGTGTGTAAACAATGGTTTCTCCCCTCACATACAAGTGCATAAGCACTGGCATTGTCACAGCGCTTGTCTTTCCtaaacaaatgttttcatttatgcTTCCTTACTGAAaagatttttctaacttttgaatttaacataatgtattaGTCAGGTCATATTTTTGTTataatcagtttattttgaatgtaAACACTTTTCGTCCAGTCTCTTTCATTTAGTTAACTCTTAACACATAACAGCTTTTTACATAAACAGGACCAAAACGAATAAACCTAGCTTATTCTCTCAACCAGGGCTGTTGAGATTAAACTGAATCTTCCAGGGTTGGTTGCATGTTTGAGATCTCAGGTTCAACTACCAGCAGGACATTCAGGAGTACCATACCACAGAGAGCAGCGTCAGGTGTCAACGTCCATGTTATTGAGATGTTCGTTGCAGATGTGCCTGTATTATTGACTGCTTTGAATTTCTCATTGAAAACCTAAAGACCTGAAAGCGAGGTCAGAGACATACTCCCATTACAAACATTGTTATACAATGAAACATTCAACTGGTGTCACACCAGGGAGAGTTTCCTTTATATCAAAAGGTTGGGGTGGCAGAATATCCGACAAACACTTGACTGAATAAGTGGTTTTTTTGGACTGCCTCAGCCCAGGTGATGtaaacggcagcgagacagagtgAGCGAtcgagtgagagagacagagagcgagttttgagatgttagagatttgtgatgtttagcgtACAGTTGGTGTGTTGTGTTaacttgtgtagttagtgtgttgtgttgtgtagttgttgttttgtttgtgtgtcagtgaggacACGAATGAACGTCACACAGGCAGGATGCAGTGTGAACACTGTCTCCAGgtggaaaacaggaggagtgatacacctcctgctgtcaggcctgcagggttTCTCCCTCTGATGTTCTTCTCTGTCTTGTGGTAgacaattttaattttttttactgtcacaaataatttgtggggcatcttattgtgacaccttattgttctctcattttagttaagtagtatttttaaatggctgtacaaaaaaagaacacaagatgcattggctgcatttttagatgaaTAGTTGTATATAACTTTATTATTCACAAAAGTTTTACATAAGTTTTAcaaatttacaatttatatttgcatttcaagttatgaaaataatttactaaacatgtctgtggtttttacactaaaagaaaacataacTATTACTaggattttatgtgtttgtatgattccagatcagttgtgttaatacagtatgtcaatgaaaaaataactgtaaattcggacatgtgaggttgtgctgaaaagaatgataccaagcaAGACaagataaaaacacacaaaatcaaaagtAGCCAAAAATGGTCAATTATATTTTGGACCTCAtgaaattaggtttaaattatTGTTTGTGACAGAgtagatttctgacattttagtagtagtagtaaggaacaatttgattttctgtctaacaacaaacagtgtgaaacttaagttagacttaaGTTTGCCCAATGTtttgtagctttctggattttatacttattgggtacatatttatttattatacagactatacagtacataaaataaaaatgtaatttttttatgtaactgaaatgtttaattatgtgggttatagaaaataattaagttatagaccatatttatatgaaacgtgtatacttactgcatattaatcattttaaccatatgtaacacctgcatatgtgtttaaaaaaaggctttgattctgccaccccatttgatttccatgccaCCCTaggaaaatttctctagatccaccCCTGGACCTGTCCTGGACCAGCAACACCAAATCAGTGACAAAAAGAGCTCAGCAGCGACTGCAATTCAAGAGACGACTGAAGAAGGTGCACATCCCCAAACCCATCTTTAACACTTTCTACAGAGGTACCATACAGAGCATCCTAACCCACTATTTACACCTCACGCTGCACTGGGAAAGCCACAAGCATCATAGCTGACCCGCATCACCTTTCCCACCAACTGTTTACCACCCCTTAATCCAGAAGATGACTCTGCGTCATCAGGAGCAGGTCGGCAAGATTGTGCAATAGGATTTTCCCCCAAAGCAGTCCGGCTCCTGAACACCATGCTGCGCTCCTCCACACTGAACTCTCTTCTCCACACACTTCTTGGACTACATAACACTCTCCTTTCACAACCAATTCTTGCACTACCCTGTATTGTACTGATCGACTCTGTctgttgtctttatttattctcATTGTTTTCTATTCTTACTCTCTCTGTATTCAAGTACAATACTGTTGTACTTACTCTTAGATTAtcttatttctgtatagttgtaagtatgtatgtatatttgaattttcccattttatttttacagtttgcaCCTTTGATCCAGGACAATGATATTTCATCGCACTGTATACTTGAGTGCATGTTGTTGGGTTGACAATAAAACTCTGCTTGACTTGAATTAAACTTGTGCATTAGCGAATGAGGAAATGAGCCTCTACAGGCCTCAgacagcatgttaaatgttaacgtTCATGACAGTTTAATTAGAAAAAGACcaaacaagtatggcttgtttggaagggccagacctcaacctgactgaaatgctgtgtataaaggaatgcttgcaaatgtcattgaattgaagttattgctgctaactgCTGGTTCTGTAAACGACTGAATCATAGAATGATTACGatatcaaactaaaacaaatgcgtgaatcctaaattgtggatatcctattgtggtgatctaaaatgtaacactaaatgtgattaaaacactaataatctggacacaaaatacacatgacTCCGTAACAAAGACAAttcattcttgaatgaagacattgatcagacatatttaaaatgcagccaattgtgtttattattaaattattgggAAAATAGAaagggggtgggtggggggtcaaggaaagggatagaaaggaggaaagagatagaggagagaaaaccccaacaatgccctctgagcaagcactaggcgacggtggataggaaaaactccctttaaaggaagaaacctatgacagaaccaggctctagagggggcagtcaactgtcgggactggttggggggtgagggtgaaaagagagagagggggagggagatgggacaGGTGTTAGGAGTTCAAGGGAgctaggggagggagaggtgtcaAGGTgtcaggagagagggagagggcagGAGAGGGGAGGTCAAAATTACGatggaacagaggtggaggaagacgagGTGACATCAGCAGTGGAAAAACCAGACAAAGCATGAGTGTCCTTCCTCCAGAAGAAGCGGaagcgtttcttcttcttttccaggaGCTTTTCCACGAGAACCTTTTTCTCTAGGATCAGGTTTCTCAGCTGATCGATTGTTTCTGTGTTCTCCTTCTCAAGTCTCCTGCATGTTTTCTCCACTTCTTCTAATTCGGCTTGTTTGTCTTTGAGCCTTTCTTTCAACTCATTAGAAGTTGCCTCCTGCATTACCTTTGCCTCCTGCATCTCTGTATAACGCTCTTGTAATTTGTTGTGAGCATCTTCTAACTGTTGACTTTTCCTCTCCATTTCTTCAAGTTTGCACTCCAGgtcttcatttgttttctggAGTTGCTGCTTTAGCACCTGCACctcagtgtttttgcacttcaagGTGTTTGAAAGTTCCTCGAGTTCGGTGTTTTTTGTCAGCATGTCATTGAGCTGACTCTGCATCGCTGAGCATTGTTTTCGCAgtttctccttctctccttcCATTTCAGTTGCTTTGTAGTTCATTTTCTTGTAAACTTCTTGCAGCTTTTGGTTTTCCCTCTCAAAGCCTTGGAGTAAACGTTtgtcttctttctgctttttgtcCTGTTGTTCTTTCTCTTGCAGCAGCTCTTGATATTTCTGCTTGTGCACTGCAGTTTTATCAAGTTTTGCTTCCAGGACTCGGCATTTTTCCTCCATGCTTTGGAGTTGGCACCGCATGTCTCTCTGGTTTCTTTccagttgttctttttcttgaagAATCTGGTTATTTCTTTGCAGTGCTTTATCAAGCTTTGTTTTCAGCTCTCTGTAGTTTTCCTCCGAGTCTTCAAGcttgctttctttctgtttgatcggttgttgctttttctcttgaAGCAATGCTTTGTATTTGATCCCCAAGTTTTGGAGTTCTATGtcctgccgtttcttctcttggaggatttctgtatttttttgcagagcttcatcaagctttaATTGCAGCTCCCGATCCTTTTTGTCCTtgtctttctcatttttcttctgCTGGAGGATTTCTTTGAGTTTTTCTATTGCTTTATCAAGCTTTGCTTTGAGCTCAAAGTTCCTTCCACGCACGTCTAGGAGttccatttctttctccttctgAATATCTTCCTTTTCAAGAAGCTGGCTGAATAATTTATCTACTTCAGcagtctttctctcattttcttttctgaGGAAGATAATCTCCTTTCGCTGTTCAAAAAAACTCTGCCAGACGTAATAGATGTACTCTGGCTGGGGCGGGTGTTTCGTATTGCGATTGTTCATGAGATTTTCCTCATGCATCTCTTCCAAGCACATCTTCTGAACTTGAATATTGTCTTCTTGAGtcagaagaggagagctgggttttactttttcttttcttgtgtgttttttcagagACATGTTGGAAAGTGTAAAAAGTCACTCTGAAAAGGATCCAATTGTTTTGAAAGGCTTCTCTGTCAAACGTTTCAATGCTGCGAACATAAATGCTGCGAACAACGAACTAAAAGTTGTTGCTTCTCACTCCTATTTATGGGTTTTTAGGATCAAAGGATTAAAGGATCAAAGTGGTGGTAAGATTCTAAATGGGCGTGATGGAAGCCAAAGAggttgtcacatgacatttcTGGGATTTTTTACTTGGACAAATGATCACaacagtccccccccccccccataagAAAACAGTTACAAATCATTATCTTACTTTTTCAGCGGGGCCTTCTCCTCTTCAACACCCACAGTatcctcttttgttttctgaatcaaataaatcaaacagcaTGTGATTAAATAAGGACTGTGttgcacaaaaagaaaatgtaaaaaaaaaatattaaaaaacttcACATATCAGGCTGTACCTTTCTCCTTCTTAGAGTCCAGCAAAACATGTTTGCACTGGTTGCTGTTTGAGCAAATAATCCCTCTGACTTGTAAAGTTTTTACAAAACACTTCTCTCTGCAAATGTCTGAAAGTGTGTGAAATTACAGTCCTCAGAATGTGACACCTACAGAATGTATTTGAGTTATCAGGTtacaaacataaacatggtTGCCATAGTTATACTAATAAACTTTATGATGTGTTGCTAACATTTTGGTTGTTGTGATGattcaaatttgttcagtaaactTCATCAAAATGAACATGTGTTGACATAAGCATATATTTGGGTCTCATATCTTCTTATTACATGTAGCTAATGTCCAATAAACTGAACTCTGGGACTTACCTaacactaatatttcatatattactGTTAAGATATTCATTGTGTGTACTCACGTTGTACAATATGTTTAACAGAGACAGTATTTTAGTTGTCACCACAAGGAGGCACTGTTTATTGTAAGGGCACGTATGCTGCGTCATTACGCCCCTAAGAAGAAGTATACCCACAACAAAATGGCACCCATGAGGAAAGTTTTGCCTCGTGTTCATGTGGAATAAAGTTCCCAAAATATTAAGGACATTTTTGCCTCCGTCGTCATTTTCCTTCGAGTTGATCGCTGTCGATGCTGCAATACTCaacaggttatgggcccaggGCCGACTCGAAGAGGAGTTTTTTCTTATGAAGATCTGGAGCCGCAACGGATAGCGGGCTAACGGCTAAATAGCAACATGGATCAACGAGGAGC from Oreochromis niloticus isolate F11D_XX unplaced genomic scaffold, O_niloticus_UMD_NMBU tig00007310_pilon, whole genome shotgun sequence carries:
- the LOC109200305 gene encoding trichohyalin-like; its protein translation is MSLKKHTRKEKVKPSSPLLTQEDNIQVQKMCLEEMHEENLMNNRNTKHPPQPEYIYYVWQSFFEQRKEIIFLRKENERKTAEVDKLFSQLLEKEDIQKEKEMELLDVRGRNFELKAKLDKAIEKLKEILQQKKNEKDKDKKDRELQLKLDEALQKNTEILQEKKRQDIELQNLGIKYKALLQEKKQQPIKQKESKLEDSEENYRELKTKLDKALQRNNQILQEKEQLERNQRDMRCQLQSMEEKCRVLEAKLDKTAVHKQKYQELLQEKEQQDKKQKEDKRLLQGFERENQKLQEVYKKMNYKATEMEGEKEKLRKQCSAMQSQLNDMLTKNTELEELSNTLKCKNTEVQVLKQQLQKTNEDLECKLEEMERKSQQLEDAHNKLQERYTEMQEAKVMQEATSNELKERLKDKQAELEEVEKTCRRLEKENTETIDQLRNLILEKKVLVEKLLEKKKKRFRFFWRKDTHALSGFSTADVTSSSSTSVPS